A genomic window from Quercus lobata isolate SW786 chromosome 10, ValleyOak3.0 Primary Assembly, whole genome shotgun sequence includes:
- the LOC115962986 gene encoding uncharacterized protein LOC115962986, protein MDVARKIESLYPEVMGSNVMSVEDFLDNVLLLLDKDIQERVNKASLNGNVLHYVFVIEESRCEVGIQELPKDSPLGRLRGSDNVVYLLFL, encoded by the exons aTGGATGTTGCAAGAAAG ATTGAGAGCTTGTACCCTGAAGTAATGGGATCAAATGTAATGTCTGTTGAAGACTTCCTAGACAATGTGTTGTTATTGCTTGACAAAGATATCCAAGAGAGGGTTAATAAGGCTTCTTTAAATGGGAATGTGCTGCATTATGTCTTTGTGATCGAGGAATcaag ATGTGAAGTTGGAATTCAAGAGCTTCCTAAGGATTCTCCATTGGGAAGACTGAGAGGAAGTGACAATGTG GTCTACTTGCTTTTTTTGTAA